The Toxorhynchites rutilus septentrionalis strain SRP chromosome 3, ASM2978413v1, whole genome shotgun sequence genome includes a region encoding these proteins:
- the LOC129774316 gene encoding uncharacterized protein LOC129774316 translates to MGQLPIHRITQSRPFSSTGVDYAGPIYLKPTHRRAAAMKAYISIFVCFCTKAVHIELVSDLTTPAFIAALRRFVARRGRPAEIFSDNGKNFEGAKNHLAEVHRLLQQSCEHISTVCTNEGITWHMNPPRAPHFGGLWEAAVKIAKKHLYRQLGNTRLSFEDMSTVLTQIEAAMNSRPLVPMSEDPNDFACLTPAHFLIGTTMQTVAEIDVRNLPLNRLDHYQKMQQTYQQFWHHWRKEYLQEMQRCTTRRKPNNEFNVGRLVVVVDEFQHPVKWSLGRILSAHPGPDQLIRVVTLQTARGILKRPITKICLLPYDAPEMEAANNV, encoded by the coding sequence atgggACAGCTGCCCATTCATCGCATAACTCAAAGCCGTCCGTTCTCGAGCACTGGAGTGGACTATGCTGGTCCAATATATTTGAAGCCCACCCACAGACGTGCAGCCGCCATGAAAGCATACATAAGCATATTTGTCTGCTTTTGCACGAAAGCAGTCCATATAGAACTCGTCAGTGATCTTACTACTCCAGCTTTCATAGCCGCATTACGCCGATTCGTCGCTCGCCGAGGACGCCCTGCCGAGATTTTCTCGGACAATGGAAAGAACTTCGAGGGGGCGAAAAACCACCTAGCAGAAGTTCACCGTTTATTACAACAATCATGCGAACACATTTCCACCGTCTGCACGAACGAAGGCATCACTTGGCACATGAATCCACCTAGAGCACCGCACTTCGGCGGGCTCTGGGAAGCTGCCGTGAAAATCGCCAAAAAACATCTGTATCGCCAGCTGGGAAACACTCGTCTGTCATTCGAGGATATGTCTACGGTGCTCACTCAAATCGAAGCTGCAATGAACTCCCGTCCTTTGGTTCCGATGTCTGAAGATCCCAACGACTTCGCCTGCCTAACACCGGCTCACTTCCTGATTGGAACCACCATGCAGACAGTAGCTGAAATCGACGTCAGAAATCTCCCGTTGAACAGACTCGATCACTATCAAAAAATGCAACAAACCTACCAACAATTTTGGCACCATTGGAGAAAGGAATATCTCCAAGAAATGCAACGATGCACCACCAGAAGGAAACCAAACAACGAATTCAACGTAGGCCGTCTTGTAGTCGTTGTGGATGAATTTCAACACCCAGTCAAATGGTCACTCGGCAGAATCCTTTCAGCGCATCCAGGTCCAGATCAGCTCATCCGAGTGGTAACACTGCAAACAGCTCGAGGAATACTTAAACGACCGATAACGAAGATTTGTTTGTTACCTTATGATGCACCAGAGATGGAAGCAGCGAACAatgtttaa
- the LOC129774317 gene encoding uncharacterized protein LOC129774317: MEDRRTKQQLRSRRETMVASLGRADQFMTQYDEERDKLEVAVRLQHLDGICNGMEEIQVALEDMADNEQERVRNMEIRSEFETLFFRIKAFLQSKLPPPIDVLDNLPRNAAPSTLKGLKLPTISLPEFSGDYKDWLAFHDTFEALIHNNSEVVEVQKFHYLKAALKGEAAQLIESIGISSANYRLAWEALVNRYANEYLLKKRHLQALFESPKMQIESASSLHGIVDEFERHVKILEQLGEPISAWSSMLEHLLCTRLHDDTLKVWEDHASTLTKPTYTCLIDFLQRRMRVLESISVNHQLITESSSTSHNCHINKKSAHSNYYSHAAVENQSAKCYACDQHHPLIKCWKFSKMPITEKMKVVNAKRLCLNCFRSDHFSRNCSSKYSCKICKKRHHSLLHSAFSTNVNRSATDQNPSPSTRVPSMPVQVNVTPCENPARSTPSAVDPCEAEYSFPLHERSKNTFMLTALLIVVDCYGNEHLARALLDCGSQPNIISERMAQLLRLRRKRVNVSIHGVGNKPQYATESVFTEIRSRKENFALNVDFLVLNNIMPQLPAQDIPIEHWKLPKNLFLADPNFNKSSGIDMIIGNAHFFSCLKTSANIQLPKPLPLLVDSVFGWLVSGTADITRPDNGTSSCTVTTVSLVALEDSLERFWKIEDLPDQPNYSMEEKQCEELYSATVMRNETGRYVVRLPRRPKFEKIVGESKNCAFRRYLLLEKRLERDPALKDEYRKFIEEYIELGQMKAVLPTEPQHYKGCFLPHHPVMKESSATTKVRVVFDASARTSTGHSLNDGLLVGPVIQDDLLSIILRFRTFPVALVADIEKMYRQILLHPNDTPFQRILWRFNACDPICTYELQTVTYGLGPSSFLATRTLLQLANDEAISYPAGSAALRKSFYMDDFIGGAQTVEDAMKLRQELNEKEEKEVSIYENGLRIN, encoded by the coding sequence ATGGAGGATCGTCGCACGAAGCAGCAACTGAGATCGCGGAGAGAAACCATGGTAGCGTCGCTCGGCCGAGCGGACCAGTTCATGACGCAGTACGACGAGGAACGGGACAAGCTCGAGGTCGCTGTAAGGCTGCAGCATTTGGATGGTATTTGCAATGGGATGGAGGAAATACAAGTGGCATTAGAAGACATGGCAGACAACGAACAAGAACGGGTGAGAAATATGGAAATTcgctctgagtttgaaacactATTCTTCCGAATAAAAGCCTTTCTGCAATCCAAACTTCCTCCTCCTATTGATGTACTAGACAACCTCCCTCGTAACGCTGCACCTTCCACTCTAAAGGGTTTGAAGCTTCCGACGATTTCTTTACCTGAGTTCTCTGGAGATTACAAAGACTGGCTTGCGTTTCATGACACCTTTGAGGCCCTGATTCACAACAATTCTGAGGTCGTTGAAGTCCAGAAATTTCACTACCTAAAAGCTGCTTTGAAGGGAGAGGCCGCCCAACTGATCGAATCAATTGGGATCAGTTCGGCAAATTATCGCTTGGCTTGGGAAGCACTCGTCAACAGATATGCGAATGAATATCTTCTGAAAAAACGTCATTTGCAAGCTTTGTTTGAGTCGCCAAAGATGCAAATTGAATCAGCTTCTTCTTTGCATGGGATTGTGGACGAATTTGAGCGTCACGTAAAGATACTGGAGCAACTTGGGGAGCCTATTAGTGCTTGGAGTTCGATGCTGGAGCACCTCTTATGTACACGTTTGCATGATGACACCCTTAAGGTTTGGGAAGATCATGCTTCAACATTGACGAAACCAACCTACACATGTTTAATAGATTTCCTCCAGCGTCGTATGAGAGTCTTGGAGTCCATCTCAGTTAACCATCAGCTCATAACGGAGTCATCTTCCACTTCCCACAATTGCCACATAAACAAGAAATCAGCTCATTCCAATTATTATTCTCATGCTGCAGTGGAAAACCAGTCCGCCAAATGTTACGCTTGTGATCAGCATCATCCGCTTATAAAATGCTGGAAGTTCAGCAAAATGCCCATCACTGAAAAAATGAAGGTGGTTAACGCGAAACGTCTGTGTCTGAATTGTTTTCGTTCGGatcatttttcacgaaattgttcatcaaaatattcctgcAAAATATGTAAGAAACGTCATCATTCACTGCTACATTCAGCATTCAGCACCAATGTAAACAGATCAGCAACCGATCAGAATCCATCTCCATCCACCCGTGTTCCCAGTATGCCTGTTCAAGTGAATGTTACACCCTGCGAAAATCCTGCTCGTTCAACTCCATCAGCCGTTGATCCGTGTGAGGCAGAATATAGTTTCCCGTTGCATGAGCGCAGTAAAAATACTTTTATGTTAACCGCTTTACTGATTGTCGTAGACTGCTACGGAAATGAGCACTTAGCCAGAGCACTTCTCGATTGCGGTTCCCAACCCAACATAATATCGGAGCGAATGGCTCAATTACTTCGATTGAGAAGAAAACGAGTAAATGTGTCGATCCATGGTGTCGGAAATAAACCCCAGTATGCTACAGAATCTGTGTTCACGGAAATCCGTTCAAGAAAAGAGAACTTCGCACTCAATGTAGATTTCCTAGTGCTGAATAACATTATGCCCCAGTTGCCGGCTCAAGATATTCCTATTGAGCATTGGAAACTTCCCAAAAATTTATTCCTCGCTGACCCCAATTTCAACAAGTCGTCTGgaattgatatgatcattggaAACGCGCACTTCTTCTCCTGTCTCAAGACTTCAGCAAATATTCAACTTCCTAAACCGCTCCCATTGCTAGTAGATAGTGTGTTCGGCTGGCTGGTCTCAGGCACAGCGGATATAACCCGACCCGATAATGGAACCTCATCATGCACTGTAACCACCGTTTCGTTAGTAGCACTTGAGGACAGTTTAGAACGTTTCTGGAAAATTGAAGACCTGCCAGACCAGCCAAATTACTCAATGGAAGAGAAGCAATGCGAGGAGTTATACTCCGCTACCGTTATGAGAAACGAGACAGGAAGATACGTAGTACGTCTCCCTCGTCGCccgaaatttgagaaaatagtaGGAGAGTCCAAAAATTGTGCCTTTCGTAGATATTTGCTACTGGAGAAACGATTGGAGCGTGATCCAGCGTTGAAAGATGAATATCGAAAATTCATTGAAGAATACATAGAGCTTGGCCAAATGAAGGCGGTGTTGCCTACCGAACCCCAACATTACAAAGGTTGTTTCCTCCCTCACCATCCCGTAATGAAAGAATCGAGCGCTACCACGAAGGTCCGCGTAGTGTTCGATGCATCCGCTAGAACTTCCACCGGCCATTCCCTGAACGATGGCTTATTGGTAGGACCAGTAATCCAGGATGATCTGCTATCCATCATCCTACGCTTCCGCACATTTCCTGTGGCATTGGTGGCGGACATTGAGAAAATGTACCGCCAGATACTCCTACATCCAAATGACACCCCATTTCAACGCATTTTATGGAGATTCAATGCGTGTGATCCCATTTGTACATACGAGCTGCAAACCGTTACCTACGGTCTTGGTCCATCGTCCTTTCTCGCTACCCGAACACTACTTCAGCTTGCCAACGATGAAGCAATATCGTATCCAGCCGGTAGTGCGGCTCTCCGAAAATCATTTTACATGGACGATTTTATTGGGGGAGCTCAGACTGTGGAAGATGCCATGAAGCTGCGACAGGAACTCAATGAAAAGGAGGAAAAGGAGGTTTCAATTTACGAAAATGGACTTCGAATAAACTAG